Proteins co-encoded in one Sporosarcina sp. FSL K6-1522 genomic window:
- a CDS encoding DEAD/DEAH box helicase, translated as MTATFTLNRLFRLGIHLTEDGTFSITAQDDKGHTVDPDLLVSFLFFTNEQALYGLLATTDNDSVRLKVSELLQAFMHQHPYITLEGITVQDEQQLIAIREAANAWSDLELWQHATMDGTTIQFDIEKTGISPEAAAIISHAVHEKLIASGIHPDQFHALLPHLQTYGWPGESISTLPVRVAFRLTEPELEADTEWLLETVIVGERGAHWTPAARKLNAAVADALPVKWKPYATEIVQKQSEITSLLSSIDITTPESFLSMVMTDLEVRNFIKDDLPLLQTFGFPVILPAWLKSVTESKMRIRTTAGVQNYNATTGLDEVLSFDWNFSLAGNDIDRDTFRKLVDENREYIRSGDEWFHIDPLWLRKIRDLMDQADKGEWTVKDLLLQEIPEEIVPLDDDDDSDDPFFAFTMQQSLRGYMEMLADKKGLPPAGIPTTLQAELRPYQMDGYNWLVFLRDNQFGACLADDMGLGKTIQLITYLLNVHARPETSAPSLIVCPTSVLGNWQKEIERFAPSLTVHTHYGPTRAKDENFIALINETKPAVILTTYGTASQDGEMLAETEFASITLDEAQNIKNMQTKQSRVIRKLRGKHHIALTGTPIENRLSELWAIFDFIHKGYFGSFRKFTDNFIIPIERDDSETDKRKLRAKIRPFLLRRTKNDPDLQLNLPKKLEQNEYCPLTAEQAALYESFLEETKFKLQTLTGFEKKGLILKMLSRLKQLCNHPALFLKEPHVPAEMTLARSEKLDRIVSMAADIAANDEQCLIFTQYIGMGQLIRQCLSELHSIDVPFLTGSMPKNQRDSLVDAFQKKEFPIFILSLKAGGTGLNLTGANHVLHADRWWNPAVENQATDRAYRLGQTKFVHVHKFVTIGTIEEKIDKMLMEKAALSEDLIQSSQWLTELSDTELNDLLSFG; from the coding sequence ATGACTGCAACATTCACCTTGAATCGCCTTTTTCGTCTAGGAATCCATCTAACCGAGGATGGAACTTTTTCCATTACTGCCCAAGATGACAAAGGCCATACTGTCGATCCAGACTTGCTTGTATCCTTTCTGTTCTTCACCAACGAACAGGCACTTTACGGATTGCTTGCCACGACGGATAACGACTCTGTGCGCTTAAAAGTCAGTGAGCTACTCCAAGCCTTTATGCATCAGCATCCATATATTACTTTGGAAGGCATAACTGTACAAGACGAACAACAACTCATTGCTATTCGTGAGGCAGCCAATGCTTGGAGTGACCTCGAACTATGGCAGCATGCCACAATGGACGGCACAACCATCCAGTTCGATATTGAAAAAACCGGTATTTCTCCAGAGGCAGCCGCCATTATTAGCCATGCTGTCCATGAAAAACTCATTGCATCAGGCATTCATCCCGACCAGTTCCATGCACTCCTTCCTCATCTCCAGACATATGGATGGCCTGGTGAGTCGATTTCGACGCTCCCTGTTCGTGTCGCTTTCCGCTTAACCGAACCGGAACTTGAAGCTGATACCGAATGGCTCCTTGAAACAGTCATCGTCGGTGAACGCGGCGCACATTGGACACCTGCGGCTCGAAAATTGAATGCTGCAGTCGCCGATGCACTTCCCGTCAAATGGAAGCCCTATGCGACAGAGATTGTCCAAAAGCAATCCGAAATTACTTCCTTGCTCAGTTCAATCGATATTACTACGCCCGAAAGCTTTCTATCAATGGTCATGACTGATTTGGAAGTTCGAAATTTCATCAAAGATGATCTGCCATTACTGCAAACCTTTGGCTTCCCCGTCATCCTGCCAGCATGGCTAAAATCTGTCACGGAATCCAAAATGCGTATTCGCACGACAGCCGGTGTCCAAAACTATAATGCAACTACTGGACTTGATGAGGTCTTGTCCTTCGATTGGAATTTCTCACTCGCTGGCAACGACATTGACCGTGATACGTTTCGAAAACTTGTCGATGAAAATCGGGAATACATTCGATCAGGTGATGAATGGTTCCACATTGATCCTCTCTGGTTGCGTAAAATTCGCGATTTAATGGACCAAGCCGATAAGGGCGAATGGACCGTCAAAGATTTATTGCTACAAGAAATTCCAGAAGAAATCGTTCCACTTGACGATGACGATGATTCAGATGACCCATTCTTTGCCTTTACAATGCAGCAATCTCTTCGCGGCTATATGGAAATGTTGGCTGACAAAAAAGGGTTGCCGCCTGCGGGTATTCCAACGACTTTACAGGCTGAACTTCGTCCGTACCAAATGGATGGCTACAATTGGCTCGTCTTCTTACGTGACAATCAATTCGGTGCCTGCCTAGCAGATGATATGGGGCTCGGCAAAACCATTCAGCTCATCACGTACTTGCTGAATGTCCATGCACGCCCTGAAACGAGTGCACCGTCACTCATCGTCTGTCCAACCAGTGTCCTGGGCAACTGGCAAAAAGAAATTGAACGATTTGCACCATCACTAACCGTTCATACACATTACGGCCCTACGCGAGCCAAAGACGAAAACTTTATCGCACTTATCAACGAAACAAAGCCTGCTGTCATTTTAACGACTTATGGCACCGCTTCACAGGATGGTGAAATGCTAGCAGAAACCGAATTCGCAAGCATCACGCTCGATGAGGCACAAAACATTAAAAACATGCAAACTAAACAGTCCCGTGTCATTCGTAAACTACGCGGCAAACACCATATCGCATTAACGGGTACACCAATTGAAAACCGCCTCTCAGAACTATGGGCCATTTTCGACTTTATCCACAAAGGGTATTTTGGTAGCTTCCGCAAATTTACGGATAACTTCATCATCCCGATTGAACGAGATGATAGCGAGACCGATAAACGGAAGTTGCGGGCAAAAATCCGACCATTCCTGCTACGTCGGACGAAAAACGATCCAGATTTGCAGCTCAACTTACCGAAGAAATTGGAGCAAAATGAGTATTGTCCATTAACTGCTGAACAAGCTGCTTTATACGAAAGCTTCCTAGAAGAAACAAAGTTCAAGCTACAAACGTTGACTGGCTTTGAAAAGAAGGGCCTTATTTTGAAAATGCTTAGTCGGTTGAAGCAATTATGCAACCACCCTGCATTGTTCTTGAAAGAACCACATGTTCCTGCTGAAATGACCTTAGCTCGATCGGAAAAACTCGATCGGATTGTGTCAATGGCCGCAGATATTGCAGCGAATGATGAGCAATGTCTCATTTTCACGCAATACATCGGCATGGGACAGCTCATTCGCCAATGCCTATCTGAACTGCATAGCATTGACGTACCATTCTTAACGGGCAGTATGCCTAAAAACCAGCGGGACAGCCTTGTAGATGCTTTCCAGAAGAAAGAATTCCCCATCTTCATTCTGTCATTGAAAGCCGGCGGTACAGGCTTAAACTTAACCGGCGCCAACCATGTGTTACATGCGGATCGCTGGTGGAACCCAGCTGTAGAAAACCAAGCAACCGACCGCGCCTACCGGCTTGGGCAGACGAAATTTGTCCATGTCCATAAATTCGTGACAATCGGTACTATCGAAGAAAAAATTGATAAGATGCTCATGGAGAAGGCCGCATTATCTGAAGACCTAATCCAATCGAGCCAGTGGCTAACCGAATTATCCGATACAGAACTAAATGATTTATTGTCTTTTGGATAA
- a CDS encoding YwpF family protein yields MKSFKMLSVGIVTDEGLRDFPLIDGIIINQENSHRMWILEMFIDKNYQEDFDKWMTNQELLEVKVVISYPENEPAAFRVSVEAVKQIGDNISVLLKGRLKRARAQYAEQLLEELLGEGLGGDELLKRFESDMRSRPRLKKDIQESEA; encoded by the coding sequence TTGAAGTCGTTCAAAATGTTATCCGTTGGCATCGTTACTGATGAGGGCTTACGGGATTTTCCACTTATCGATGGCATTATCATCAATCAGGAGAACAGTCACCGTATGTGGATTCTTGAAATGTTCATCGACAAAAATTATCAGGAGGACTTTGACAAGTGGATGACTAATCAAGAGCTGCTTGAGGTAAAGGTCGTCATTTCTTATCCTGAAAATGAGCCGGCAGCCTTCCGTGTATCCGTTGAAGCGGTCAAACAAATTGGCGATAATATTTCTGTATTATTAAAAGGGCGACTCAAACGAGCAAGGGCACAATATGCCGAACAATTGTTAGAGGAACTACTTGGAGAAGGATTAGGCGGAGACGAATTATTAAAACGTTTCGAATCCGACATGCGCTCCCGCCCACGTTTAAAAAAGGACATCCAAGAATCAGAAGCTTAA
- a CDS encoding helix-turn-helix transcriptional regulator: MHFGTQFKEYREEYLRVKQFEAARELNIDPAALSNYERSERGFPIDLLPTVKETFNIPDDYFLAMVLGTPLKLVRDTTVLQPIKAQEVKAQYMDSFIDRHRQLFEENPELRELVALISILTEKDRRIFLNSNKALLTLFHKLTEKQETE; the protein is encoded by the coding sequence ATGCATTTCGGTACACAATTCAAGGAATATCGTGAAGAGTATTTACGCGTCAAACAATTTGAAGCAGCGCGCGAACTTAACATTGATCCCGCAGCATTATCGAACTATGAAAGAAGTGAACGCGGTTTCCCAATTGATTTACTCCCTACCGTGAAAGAAACCTTTAACATACCCGATGATTATTTTCTTGCTATGGTACTGGGGACTCCATTGAAGTTAGTAAGAGACACTACAGTGCTACAACCGATCAAGGCACAAGAAGTAAAAGCACAATATATGGATAGTTTCATTGATCGCCATCGACAGCTGTTCGAGGAAAATCCGGAACTGCGAGAACTCGTTGCACTCATATCTATTTTAACGGAAAAAGATCGACGAATTTTCCTTAATTCAAACAAGGCACTGCTCACATTATTTCATAAGCTCACAGAAAAACAGGAAACCGAATGA
- the ssb gene encoding single-stranded DNA-binding protein, whose protein sequence is MNQVALVGRITKDPILRRLSEGRLQTSFILAVNRSFKNQQGEVDADFILCTMWGKGAENTARHCGKGSLIGVGGRIQSRTYEREDKSRVYVTEVIGEDIRFIATKRRSNENLYGEPAMPSQQLTDEERQARDHFHLPDRETKDLPIF, encoded by the coding sequence GTGAATCAAGTTGCACTTGTCGGGAGGATTACGAAGGATCCAATTCTGCGAAGGTTGTCAGAGGGGCGGTTGCAAACGAGCTTCATACTTGCTGTTAATCGATCGTTTAAAAATCAGCAGGGAGAAGTCGATGCGGATTTTATCCTTTGTACGATGTGGGGGAAGGGGGCAGAGAACACAGCGAGGCATTGTGGAAAGGGGTCTTTAATTGGTGTAGGTGGACGGATTCAATCAAGGACGTATGAGCGAGAAGATAAGAGTCGCGTGTATGTAACAGAGGTAATCGGTGAAGATATTCGTTTTATTGCAACGAAAAGACGGAGCAATGAAAATTTATACGGTGAGCCAGCGATGCCGAGTCAACAATTAACGGACGAGGAGCGTCAGGCGAGGGATCATTTTCATCTACCAGATCGTGAAACAAAAGATTTGCCGATTTTTTGA